TGGCGTTCAAGCTCGGTTTGAATGCGACGGACCACTTCTGGCACCACGGCTACAGCATTGGCGCGACGACCAGTCTGTTCGTGGTATTAGGCGTGCTGGCGCTGGGGATTATTGCGAGCGTGATGTTCCCTGGGAAACGTGAGGCCTGATGCACCGCTCTTCTCCCTCTCCCTGTGGGAGAGGGCCGGGGTGAGGGCACCAGACCGCACCTAACCCTTAATCGGTGAGTTGCGGCGCTTGCGCGGATGATGGAAGTGCCGCCAGTGTGGATCCTGCGCAGCCGCCAGCAGTTCATGGTCGCCACGCGTATCACCCCAGGCGCGCAGGTGGTACGCGTTCAGATTGCCATACACCTTTTCCAGTCTGGCAACTTTCTGGGCGCAGCGGCAGTTGTTGCCGGTAATGCGCCCGGTCAGCTTGCCGTTTTTCACTTCCAGTTGCGTGCCAATCAGCTTGATGCCGAGTTTGTCAGCCCACGGCTGGAGCACCAGAGCAGGAGAGGCGGAGCAGATCGTCACTTCCGCACCGGAGTTCACTTCAGCCGCCACCGCCAGCACCCCTTCGGGGCGCATCAGCTTGTCCCAGTATTTTTCGCAAAACGCTTCCGCCTGCTGTCGTAGCCAGTGCTCATCCACGCCCGTCAGGAAGGTCTTAATCAGTACCTCTTTCAGCTCATCGCGCGTTAGCTTGCGGCGCACGCAGTGCAGCGTCGGTAGCGCCATACGCACCAGACGGCCTGCGAAATAACGTTTGCCGAAGGCAAAACGCAGGAAAGGGATGAAGCTGTCGTGGTGCGTTAACGTTCCATCAAAGTCGAAGACTGAGAGCACGTTGGATTTGGCCACGGCCTCGTCGGCAATCATATTGGTCATAAATACGTCTTAGCTGAAATACACATTCTGCTCATTAGTTTACCTGCTTTGGCGCCACAGTCCTTAAACCATGCGCTTTTTTTTCTCATTCTTGCGACCCAACCGAGGAGTCCAAAAACAGACCCGATAAAGATTGGGTAAAAAGTGAGCTGTCGATATTATCGCCGCATCGAAAGATATTTGGGAGGAACGTTGGCCTCCACCGGTAAGGAAAAATTCACTCACTTTTTCTCTCTTGATATGACGTTCAGATCGCTTATTTCAATACTTTCGTTAAGTTTTGCCTCGTTTTCCGCGTTCAGT
This region of Enterobacter cloacae complex sp. R_G8 genomic DNA includes:
- a CDS encoding HAD family hydrolase, encoding MTNMIADEAVAKSNVLSVFDFDGTLTHHDSFIPFLRFAFGKRYFAGRLVRMALPTLHCVRRKLTRDELKEVLIKTFLTGVDEHWLRQQAEAFCEKYWDKLMRPEGVLAVAAEVNSGAEVTICSASPALVLQPWADKLGIKLIGTQLEVKNGKLTGRITGNNCRCAQKVARLEKVYGNLNAYHLRAWGDTRGDHELLAAAQDPHWRHFHHPRKRRNSPIKG